One Mustela nigripes isolate SB6536 chromosome 5, MUSNIG.SB6536, whole genome shotgun sequence DNA segment encodes these proteins:
- the BCLAF1 gene encoding bcl-2-associated transcription factor 1 isoform X2: MGRSNSRSHSSRSKSRSQSSSRSRSRSHSRKKRYRSRSRTYSRSRSRDRIYSRDYRRDYRNNRGMRRPYGYRGRGRGYYQGGGGRYHRGGYRPVWNRRHSRSPRRGRSRSRSPKRRSVSSQRSRSRSRRSYRSSRSPRSSSSRSSSPYSKSPVSKRRGSQEKQTKKAEGEPQEESPLKSKSQEEPKDTFEHDPSESIDEFNKSSATSGDIWPGLSAYDNSPRSPHSPSPIATPPSQSSSCSDAPMLSTVHSAKNTPSQHSHSIQHSPERSGSGSVGNGSSRYSPSQNSPIHHIPSRRSPAKTITPQNAPRDETRGRSSFYPDGGDQETAKTGKFLKRFTDEESRVFLLDRGNTRDKEAPKEKGSEKGRAEGEWEDQEALDYFSDKESGKQKFNDSEGDDTEETEDYRQFRKSVLADQGKNFATTSHRNTEEEGPKYKSKVSLKGNRESDGFREEKNYKLKETGYVVERPSTAKDKHKEDDKSSERITVKKETQSPEQVKSEKLKDLFDYSPPLHKNLDAREKSTFREESPLRIKMIASDSHRPEVKLKMAPVPLDDSNRPASLTKDRLLASTLVHSVKKEQEFRSIFDHIKLPQASKSTSESFIQHIVSLVHHVKEQYFKSAAVTLNERFTSYQKATEEHSTRQKSPEIHRRIDISPSALRKHTRLAGEERVFKEENQKGDKKLRCDSADLRHDIDRRRKERSKERGDSKGSRESSGSRKQEKTPKDYKEYKSYKDDSKHKSREQDHSRSSSSSASPSSPSSREEKESKKEREEEFKTHHELKEYSGFGGVSRPRGTFFRIRGRGRARGVFAGTNTGPNNSNTTFQKRPKEEEWDPEYTPKSKKYFLHDDRDDGVDYWAKRGRGRGTFQRGRGRFNFKKSGSSPKWTHDKYQGDGIVEDEEETMENNEEKKDRRKEEKE, from the exons atgggtCGCTCCAATTCTAGATCACATTCTTCAAGATCAAAGTCTAGATCACAGTCTAGTTCTCGATCAAGATCAAGATCACATTCTAGAAAGAAGAGATACAG GTCTCGTTCCAGGACATATTCAAGATCTCGTAGTAGAGATCGTATTTATTCTAGAGATTATCGCCGAGATTACAGAAATAATAGAGGAATGAGACGACCTTATGGGtacagaggaaggggcagagggtattatcaaggaggaggagggagataTCATCGAGGTGGTTATAGACCTGTCTGGAATAGAAGACACTCTAGGAGTCCTAGACGAGGTCGTTCACGTTCCAGGAGTCCAAAAAGAAGATCCGTTTCTTCTCAAAGATCCCGAAGCAGATCTCGCCGGTCATATAGATCTTCTAGGTCTCCAAGATCATCCTCTTCTCGTTCTTCATCCCCATATAGCAAATCTCCTGTCTCTAAAAGACGAGGGTctcaggaaaaacaaaccaaaaaagctgAAGGGGAGCCCCAAGAAGAGAGTCCTTTGAAAAGTAAATCGCAAGAGGAGCCGAAAGATACATTTGAACATGACCCATCTGAATCTATTGATGAGTTTAACAAATCATCAGCCACATCGGGTGATATTTGGCCTGGCCTTTCAGCTTATGATAATAGTCCCAGATCACCTCATAGTCCTTCACCGATTGCTACACCACCTAGTCAGAGTTCATCTTGCTCTGATGCCCCCATGCTTAGTACAGTCCACTCTGCAAAAAACACGCCCTCTCAGCATTCACATTCCATTCAGCATAGTCCTGAAAGGTCTGGGTCTGGTTCTGTTGGAAATGGATCTAGTCGATACAGTCCTTCTCAGAATAGTCCAATTCATCATATCCCTTCACGGAGAAGCCCTGCAAAGACAATCACACCACAGAATGCTCCAAGAGATGAGACTAGGGGACGTTCTTCATTTTATCCTGATGGTGGAGATCAGGAAACTGCAAAGACaggaaaattcttaaaaag GTTCACAGATGAAGAGTCTAGAGTATTCCTGCTTGATAGGGGTAATACCAGGGATAAAGAGGCTCCAAAggagaaaggatcagagaaagggagggcagagggagaatgggaAGATCAGGAAGCGCTGGATTACTTTAGTGATAAAGAGTCtggaaaacaaaagtttaatgattCAGAAGGGGATGATACAGAGGAGACAGAGGATTATAGACAGTTCAGGAAGTCAGTTCTTGCAGATCAGGGTAAAAATTTTGCTACTACATCTCACCGGAATACTGAGGAGGAAGGACCCAAGTACAAGTCCAAAGTTTCACTGAAAGGCAACAGAGAAAGTGATggatttagagaagaaaaaaattacaaacttaaAGAGACTGGCTACGTAGTGGAAAGGCCTAGCACTGCAAAAGATAAGCACAAGGAAGACGACAAAAGTTCTGAGAGAATAACAGTAAAGAAAGAAACTCAGTCACCTGAGCAGGTAAAGTCTGAAAAGCTCAAAGACCTCTTTGATTACAGTCCCCCTCTACACAAGAATCTGGATGCACGAGAAAAGTCTACTTTCAGAGAGGAGAGCCCACTTAGGATCAAAATGATAGCCAGTGATTCTCATCGTCCTGAAGTCAAACTCAAAATGGCACCTGTTCCTCTTGATGATTCTAACAG ACCTGCTTCCTTGACTAAAGACAGGCTACTTGCTAGTACACTTGTCCATTCTgtcaagaaagaacaagaattcCGATCCATCTTTGACCACATTAAGTTGCCACAGGCCAGCAAAAGCACTTCAGAGTCTTTTATTCAACACATTGTGTCCTTGGTTCATCATGTTAAAG AGCAATACTTCAAATCAGCTGCAGTGACCCTAAACGAGAGGTTCACCTCGTATCAGAAAGCCACCGAAGAACATAGTACCAGGCAAAAGAGCCCTGAGATACACAG GAGAATTGACATCTCTCCAAGTGCCCTGAGGAAGCACACTCGTTtagcaggggaagagagagtttttaaagaagaaaatcaaaag GGAGATAAAAAATTAAGGTGTGATTCTGCTGATCTTCGGCATGACATTGATCGtcggagaaaagaaagaagtaaagaacgGGGGGATTCCAAGGGCTCCAGGGAATCCAGTGgatcaagaaagcaggaaaaaactcCAAAAGATTACAAGGAATACAAATCTTACAAAGATGACAG TAAACATAAAAGTAGAGAGCAAGATCATTCTCGATCTTCATCATCCTCAGCATCACCTTCTTCTCCCAGTTCTCgagaagaaaaggagagtaagaaggaaagagaagaagaatttaaaactCACCATGAACTGAAAGAATACTCTGGCTTTGGAGGAGTTAGCCGACCACGAGGAACCTTT TTTCGAattagaggcagaggaagagccaGAGGAGTTTTTGCTGGGACAAATACTGGTCCAAACAACTCAAATACTACTTTTCAAAAGAGACCGAAGGAAGAGGAATGGGATCCAGAATATACCCCAAAGAGCAAGAAGTACTTCTTG
- the BCLAF1 gene encoding bcl-2-associated transcription factor 1 isoform X1: MGRSNSRSHSSRSKSRSQSSSRSRSRSHSRKKRYSSRSRSRTYSRSRSRDRIYSRDYRRDYRNNRGMRRPYGYRGRGRGYYQGGGGRYHRGGYRPVWNRRHSRSPRRGRSRSRSPKRRSVSSQRSRSRSRRSYRSSRSPRSSSSRSSSPYSKSPVSKRRGSQEKQTKKAEGEPQEESPLKSKSQEEPKDTFEHDPSESIDEFNKSSATSGDIWPGLSAYDNSPRSPHSPSPIATPPSQSSSCSDAPMLSTVHSAKNTPSQHSHSIQHSPERSGSGSVGNGSSRYSPSQNSPIHHIPSRRSPAKTITPQNAPRDETRGRSSFYPDGGDQETAKTGKFLKRFTDEESRVFLLDRGNTRDKEAPKEKGSEKGRAEGEWEDQEALDYFSDKESGKQKFNDSEGDDTEETEDYRQFRKSVLADQGKNFATTSHRNTEEEGPKYKSKVSLKGNRESDGFREEKNYKLKETGYVVERPSTAKDKHKEDDKSSERITVKKETQSPEQVKSEKLKDLFDYSPPLHKNLDAREKSTFREESPLRIKMIASDSHRPEVKLKMAPVPLDDSNRPASLTKDRLLASTLVHSVKKEQEFRSIFDHIKLPQASKSTSESFIQHIVSLVHHVKEQYFKSAAVTLNERFTSYQKATEEHSTRQKSPEIHRRIDISPSALRKHTRLAGEERVFKEENQKGDKKLRCDSADLRHDIDRRRKERSKERGDSKGSRESSGSRKQEKTPKDYKEYKSYKDDSKHKSREQDHSRSSSSSASPSSPSSREEKESKKEREEEFKTHHELKEYSGFGGVSRPRGTFFRIRGRGRARGVFAGTNTGPNNSNTTFQKRPKEEEWDPEYTPKSKKYFLHDDRDDGVDYWAKRGRGRGTFQRGRGRFNFKKSGSSPKWTHDKYQGDGIVEDEEETMENNEEKKDRRKEEKE, translated from the exons atgggtCGCTCCAATTCTAGATCACATTCTTCAAGATCAAAGTCTAGATCACAGTCTAGTTCTCGATCAAGATCAAGATCACATTCTAGAAAGAAGAGATACAG ttctAGGTCTCGTTCCAGGACATATTCAAGATCTCGTAGTAGAGATCGTATTTATTCTAGAGATTATCGCCGAGATTACAGAAATAATAGAGGAATGAGACGACCTTATGGGtacagaggaaggggcagagggtattatcaaggaggaggagggagataTCATCGAGGTGGTTATAGACCTGTCTGGAATAGAAGACACTCTAGGAGTCCTAGACGAGGTCGTTCACGTTCCAGGAGTCCAAAAAGAAGATCCGTTTCTTCTCAAAGATCCCGAAGCAGATCTCGCCGGTCATATAGATCTTCTAGGTCTCCAAGATCATCCTCTTCTCGTTCTTCATCCCCATATAGCAAATCTCCTGTCTCTAAAAGACGAGGGTctcaggaaaaacaaaccaaaaaagctgAAGGGGAGCCCCAAGAAGAGAGTCCTTTGAAAAGTAAATCGCAAGAGGAGCCGAAAGATACATTTGAACATGACCCATCTGAATCTATTGATGAGTTTAACAAATCATCAGCCACATCGGGTGATATTTGGCCTGGCCTTTCAGCTTATGATAATAGTCCCAGATCACCTCATAGTCCTTCACCGATTGCTACACCACCTAGTCAGAGTTCATCTTGCTCTGATGCCCCCATGCTTAGTACAGTCCACTCTGCAAAAAACACGCCCTCTCAGCATTCACATTCCATTCAGCATAGTCCTGAAAGGTCTGGGTCTGGTTCTGTTGGAAATGGATCTAGTCGATACAGTCCTTCTCAGAATAGTCCAATTCATCATATCCCTTCACGGAGAAGCCCTGCAAAGACAATCACACCACAGAATGCTCCAAGAGATGAGACTAGGGGACGTTCTTCATTTTATCCTGATGGTGGAGATCAGGAAACTGCAAAGACaggaaaattcttaaaaag GTTCACAGATGAAGAGTCTAGAGTATTCCTGCTTGATAGGGGTAATACCAGGGATAAAGAGGCTCCAAAggagaaaggatcagagaaagggagggcagagggagaatgggaAGATCAGGAAGCGCTGGATTACTTTAGTGATAAAGAGTCtggaaaacaaaagtttaatgattCAGAAGGGGATGATACAGAGGAGACAGAGGATTATAGACAGTTCAGGAAGTCAGTTCTTGCAGATCAGGGTAAAAATTTTGCTACTACATCTCACCGGAATACTGAGGAGGAAGGACCCAAGTACAAGTCCAAAGTTTCACTGAAAGGCAACAGAGAAAGTGATggatttagagaagaaaaaaattacaaacttaaAGAGACTGGCTACGTAGTGGAAAGGCCTAGCACTGCAAAAGATAAGCACAAGGAAGACGACAAAAGTTCTGAGAGAATAACAGTAAAGAAAGAAACTCAGTCACCTGAGCAGGTAAAGTCTGAAAAGCTCAAAGACCTCTTTGATTACAGTCCCCCTCTACACAAGAATCTGGATGCACGAGAAAAGTCTACTTTCAGAGAGGAGAGCCCACTTAGGATCAAAATGATAGCCAGTGATTCTCATCGTCCTGAAGTCAAACTCAAAATGGCACCTGTTCCTCTTGATGATTCTAACAG ACCTGCTTCCTTGACTAAAGACAGGCTACTTGCTAGTACACTTGTCCATTCTgtcaagaaagaacaagaattcCGATCCATCTTTGACCACATTAAGTTGCCACAGGCCAGCAAAAGCACTTCAGAGTCTTTTATTCAACACATTGTGTCCTTGGTTCATCATGTTAAAG AGCAATACTTCAAATCAGCTGCAGTGACCCTAAACGAGAGGTTCACCTCGTATCAGAAAGCCACCGAAGAACATAGTACCAGGCAAAAGAGCCCTGAGATACACAG GAGAATTGACATCTCTCCAAGTGCCCTGAGGAAGCACACTCGTTtagcaggggaagagagagtttttaaagaagaaaatcaaaag GGAGATAAAAAATTAAGGTGTGATTCTGCTGATCTTCGGCATGACATTGATCGtcggagaaaagaaagaagtaaagaacgGGGGGATTCCAAGGGCTCCAGGGAATCCAGTGgatcaagaaagcaggaaaaaactcCAAAAGATTACAAGGAATACAAATCTTACAAAGATGACAG TAAACATAAAAGTAGAGAGCAAGATCATTCTCGATCTTCATCATCCTCAGCATCACCTTCTTCTCCCAGTTCTCgagaagaaaaggagagtaagaaggaaagagaagaagaatttaaaactCACCATGAACTGAAAGAATACTCTGGCTTTGGAGGAGTTAGCCGACCACGAGGAACCTTT TTTCGAattagaggcagaggaagagccaGAGGAGTTTTTGCTGGGACAAATACTGGTCCAAACAACTCAAATACTACTTTTCAAAAGAGACCGAAGGAAGAGGAATGGGATCCAGAATATACCCCAAAGAGCAAGAAGTACTTCTTG
- the BCLAF1 gene encoding bcl-2-associated transcription factor 1 isoform X4 yields MGRSNSRSHSSRSKSRSQSSSRSRSRSHSRKKRYRSRSRTYSRSRSRDRIYSRDYRRDYRNNRGMRRPYGYRGRGRGYYQGGGGRYHRGGYRPVWNRRHSRSPRRGRSRSRSPKRRSVSSQRSRSRSRRSYRSSRSPRSSSSRSSSPYSKSPVSKRRGSQEKQTKKAEGEPQEESPLKSKSQEEPKDTFEHDPSESIDEFNKSSATSGDIWPGLSAYDNSPRSPHSPSPIATPPSQSSSCSDAPMLSTVHSAKNTPSQHSHSIQHSPERSGSGSVGNGSSRYSPSQNSPIHHIPSRRSPAKTITPQNAPRDETRGRSSFYPDGGDQETAKTGKFLKRFTDEESRVFLLDRGNTRDKEAPKEKGSEKGRAEGEWEDQEALDYFSDKESGKQKFNDSEGDDTEETEDYRQFRKSVLADQGKNFATTSHRNTEEEGPKYKSKVSLKGNRESDGFREEKNYKLKETGYVVERPSTAKDKHKEDDKSSERITVKKETQSPEQVKSEKLKDLFDYSPPLHKNLDAREKSTFREESPLRIKMIASDSHRPEVKLKMAPVPLDDSNRPASLTKDRLLASTLVHSVKKEQEFRSIFDHIKLPQASKSTSESFIQHIVSLVHHVKEQYFKSAAVTLNERFTSYQKATEEHSTRQKSPEIHRRIDISPSALRKHTRLAGEERVFKEENQKGDKKLRCDSADLRHDIDRRRKERSKERGDSKGSRESSGSRKQEKTPKDYKEYKSYKDDSKHKSREQDHSRSSSSSASPSSPSSREEKESKKEREEEFKTHHELKEYSGFGGVSRPRGTFHDDRDDGVDYWAKRGRGRGTFQRGRGRFNFKKSGSSPKWTHDKYQGDGIVEDEEETMENNEEKKDRRKEEKE; encoded by the exons atgggtCGCTCCAATTCTAGATCACATTCTTCAAGATCAAAGTCTAGATCACAGTCTAGTTCTCGATCAAGATCAAGATCACATTCTAGAAAGAAGAGATACAG GTCTCGTTCCAGGACATATTCAAGATCTCGTAGTAGAGATCGTATTTATTCTAGAGATTATCGCCGAGATTACAGAAATAATAGAGGAATGAGACGACCTTATGGGtacagaggaaggggcagagggtattatcaaggaggaggagggagataTCATCGAGGTGGTTATAGACCTGTCTGGAATAGAAGACACTCTAGGAGTCCTAGACGAGGTCGTTCACGTTCCAGGAGTCCAAAAAGAAGATCCGTTTCTTCTCAAAGATCCCGAAGCAGATCTCGCCGGTCATATAGATCTTCTAGGTCTCCAAGATCATCCTCTTCTCGTTCTTCATCCCCATATAGCAAATCTCCTGTCTCTAAAAGACGAGGGTctcaggaaaaacaaaccaaaaaagctgAAGGGGAGCCCCAAGAAGAGAGTCCTTTGAAAAGTAAATCGCAAGAGGAGCCGAAAGATACATTTGAACATGACCCATCTGAATCTATTGATGAGTTTAACAAATCATCAGCCACATCGGGTGATATTTGGCCTGGCCTTTCAGCTTATGATAATAGTCCCAGATCACCTCATAGTCCTTCACCGATTGCTACACCACCTAGTCAGAGTTCATCTTGCTCTGATGCCCCCATGCTTAGTACAGTCCACTCTGCAAAAAACACGCCCTCTCAGCATTCACATTCCATTCAGCATAGTCCTGAAAGGTCTGGGTCTGGTTCTGTTGGAAATGGATCTAGTCGATACAGTCCTTCTCAGAATAGTCCAATTCATCATATCCCTTCACGGAGAAGCCCTGCAAAGACAATCACACCACAGAATGCTCCAAGAGATGAGACTAGGGGACGTTCTTCATTTTATCCTGATGGTGGAGATCAGGAAACTGCAAAGACaggaaaattcttaaaaag GTTCACAGATGAAGAGTCTAGAGTATTCCTGCTTGATAGGGGTAATACCAGGGATAAAGAGGCTCCAAAggagaaaggatcagagaaagggagggcagagggagaatgggaAGATCAGGAAGCGCTGGATTACTTTAGTGATAAAGAGTCtggaaaacaaaagtttaatgattCAGAAGGGGATGATACAGAGGAGACAGAGGATTATAGACAGTTCAGGAAGTCAGTTCTTGCAGATCAGGGTAAAAATTTTGCTACTACATCTCACCGGAATACTGAGGAGGAAGGACCCAAGTACAAGTCCAAAGTTTCACTGAAAGGCAACAGAGAAAGTGATggatttagagaagaaaaaaattacaaacttaaAGAGACTGGCTACGTAGTGGAAAGGCCTAGCACTGCAAAAGATAAGCACAAGGAAGACGACAAAAGTTCTGAGAGAATAACAGTAAAGAAAGAAACTCAGTCACCTGAGCAGGTAAAGTCTGAAAAGCTCAAAGACCTCTTTGATTACAGTCCCCCTCTACACAAGAATCTGGATGCACGAGAAAAGTCTACTTTCAGAGAGGAGAGCCCACTTAGGATCAAAATGATAGCCAGTGATTCTCATCGTCCTGAAGTCAAACTCAAAATGGCACCTGTTCCTCTTGATGATTCTAACAG ACCTGCTTCCTTGACTAAAGACAGGCTACTTGCTAGTACACTTGTCCATTCTgtcaagaaagaacaagaattcCGATCCATCTTTGACCACATTAAGTTGCCACAGGCCAGCAAAAGCACTTCAGAGTCTTTTATTCAACACATTGTGTCCTTGGTTCATCATGTTAAAG AGCAATACTTCAAATCAGCTGCAGTGACCCTAAACGAGAGGTTCACCTCGTATCAGAAAGCCACCGAAGAACATAGTACCAGGCAAAAGAGCCCTGAGATACACAG GAGAATTGACATCTCTCCAAGTGCCCTGAGGAAGCACACTCGTTtagcaggggaagagagagtttttaaagaagaaaatcaaaag GGAGATAAAAAATTAAGGTGTGATTCTGCTGATCTTCGGCATGACATTGATCGtcggagaaaagaaagaagtaaagaacgGGGGGATTCCAAGGGCTCCAGGGAATCCAGTGgatcaagaaagcaggaaaaaactcCAAAAGATTACAAGGAATACAAATCTTACAAAGATGACAG TAAACATAAAAGTAGAGAGCAAGATCATTCTCGATCTTCATCATCCTCAGCATCACCTTCTTCTCCCAGTTCTCgagaagaaaaggagagtaagaaggaaagagaagaagaatttaaaactCACCATGAACTGAAAGAATACTCTGGCTTTGGAGGAGTTAGCCGACCACGAGGAACCTTT
- the BCLAF1 gene encoding bcl-2-associated transcription factor 1 isoform X3 yields the protein MGRSNSRSHSSRSKSRSQSSSRSRSRSHSRKKRYSSRSRSRTYSRSRSRDRIYSRDYRRDYRNNRGMRRPYGYRGRGRGYYQGGGGRYHRGGYRPVWNRRHSRSPRRGRSRSRSPKRRSVSSQRSRSRSRRSYRSSRSPRSSSSRSSSPYSKSPVSKRRGSQEKQTKKAEGEPQEESPLKSKSQEEPKDTFEHDPSESIDEFNKSSATSGDIWPGLSAYDNSPRSPHSPSPIATPPSQSSSCSDAPMLSTVHSAKNTPSQHSHSIQHSPERSGSGSVGNGSSRYSPSQNSPIHHIPSRRSPAKTITPQNAPRDETRGRSSFYPDGGDQETAKTGKFLKRFTDEESRVFLLDRGNTRDKEAPKEKGSEKGRAEGEWEDQEALDYFSDKESGKQKFNDSEGDDTEETEDYRQFRKSVLADQGKNFATTSHRNTEEEGPKYKSKVSLKGNRESDGFREEKNYKLKETGYVVERPSTAKDKHKEDDKSSERITVKKETQSPEQVKSEKLKDLFDYSPPLHKNLDAREKSTFREESPLRIKMIASDSHRPEVKLKMAPVPLDDSNRPASLTKDRLLASTLVHSVKKEQEFRSIFDHIKLPQASKSTSESFIQHIVSLVHHVKEQYFKSAAVTLNERFTSYQKATEEHSTRQKSPEIHRRIDISPSALRKHTRLAGEERVFKEENQKGDKKLRCDSADLRHDIDRRRKERSKERGDSKGSRESSGSRKQEKTPKDYKEYKSYKDDSKHKSREQDHSRSSSSSASPSSPSSREEKESKKEREEEFKTHHELKEYSGFGGVSRPRGTFHDDRDDGVDYWAKRGRGRGTFQRGRGRFNFKKSGSSPKWTHDKYQGDGIVEDEEETMENNEEKKDRRKEEKE from the exons atgggtCGCTCCAATTCTAGATCACATTCTTCAAGATCAAAGTCTAGATCACAGTCTAGTTCTCGATCAAGATCAAGATCACATTCTAGAAAGAAGAGATACAG ttctAGGTCTCGTTCCAGGACATATTCAAGATCTCGTAGTAGAGATCGTATTTATTCTAGAGATTATCGCCGAGATTACAGAAATAATAGAGGAATGAGACGACCTTATGGGtacagaggaaggggcagagggtattatcaaggaggaggagggagataTCATCGAGGTGGTTATAGACCTGTCTGGAATAGAAGACACTCTAGGAGTCCTAGACGAGGTCGTTCACGTTCCAGGAGTCCAAAAAGAAGATCCGTTTCTTCTCAAAGATCCCGAAGCAGATCTCGCCGGTCATATAGATCTTCTAGGTCTCCAAGATCATCCTCTTCTCGTTCTTCATCCCCATATAGCAAATCTCCTGTCTCTAAAAGACGAGGGTctcaggaaaaacaaaccaaaaaagctgAAGGGGAGCCCCAAGAAGAGAGTCCTTTGAAAAGTAAATCGCAAGAGGAGCCGAAAGATACATTTGAACATGACCCATCTGAATCTATTGATGAGTTTAACAAATCATCAGCCACATCGGGTGATATTTGGCCTGGCCTTTCAGCTTATGATAATAGTCCCAGATCACCTCATAGTCCTTCACCGATTGCTACACCACCTAGTCAGAGTTCATCTTGCTCTGATGCCCCCATGCTTAGTACAGTCCACTCTGCAAAAAACACGCCCTCTCAGCATTCACATTCCATTCAGCATAGTCCTGAAAGGTCTGGGTCTGGTTCTGTTGGAAATGGATCTAGTCGATACAGTCCTTCTCAGAATAGTCCAATTCATCATATCCCTTCACGGAGAAGCCCTGCAAAGACAATCACACCACAGAATGCTCCAAGAGATGAGACTAGGGGACGTTCTTCATTTTATCCTGATGGTGGAGATCAGGAAACTGCAAAGACaggaaaattcttaaaaag GTTCACAGATGAAGAGTCTAGAGTATTCCTGCTTGATAGGGGTAATACCAGGGATAAAGAGGCTCCAAAggagaaaggatcagagaaagggagggcagagggagaatgggaAGATCAGGAAGCGCTGGATTACTTTAGTGATAAAGAGTCtggaaaacaaaagtttaatgattCAGAAGGGGATGATACAGAGGAGACAGAGGATTATAGACAGTTCAGGAAGTCAGTTCTTGCAGATCAGGGTAAAAATTTTGCTACTACATCTCACCGGAATACTGAGGAGGAAGGACCCAAGTACAAGTCCAAAGTTTCACTGAAAGGCAACAGAGAAAGTGATggatttagagaagaaaaaaattacaaacttaaAGAGACTGGCTACGTAGTGGAAAGGCCTAGCACTGCAAAAGATAAGCACAAGGAAGACGACAAAAGTTCTGAGAGAATAACAGTAAAGAAAGAAACTCAGTCACCTGAGCAGGTAAAGTCTGAAAAGCTCAAAGACCTCTTTGATTACAGTCCCCCTCTACACAAGAATCTGGATGCACGAGAAAAGTCTACTTTCAGAGAGGAGAGCCCACTTAGGATCAAAATGATAGCCAGTGATTCTCATCGTCCTGAAGTCAAACTCAAAATGGCACCTGTTCCTCTTGATGATTCTAACAG ACCTGCTTCCTTGACTAAAGACAGGCTACTTGCTAGTACACTTGTCCATTCTgtcaagaaagaacaagaattcCGATCCATCTTTGACCACATTAAGTTGCCACAGGCCAGCAAAAGCACTTCAGAGTCTTTTATTCAACACATTGTGTCCTTGGTTCATCATGTTAAAG AGCAATACTTCAAATCAGCTGCAGTGACCCTAAACGAGAGGTTCACCTCGTATCAGAAAGCCACCGAAGAACATAGTACCAGGCAAAAGAGCCCTGAGATACACAG GAGAATTGACATCTCTCCAAGTGCCCTGAGGAAGCACACTCGTTtagcaggggaagagagagtttttaaagaagaaaatcaaaag GGAGATAAAAAATTAAGGTGTGATTCTGCTGATCTTCGGCATGACATTGATCGtcggagaaaagaaagaagtaaagaacgGGGGGATTCCAAGGGCTCCAGGGAATCCAGTGgatcaagaaagcaggaaaaaactcCAAAAGATTACAAGGAATACAAATCTTACAAAGATGACAG TAAACATAAAAGTAGAGAGCAAGATCATTCTCGATCTTCATCATCCTCAGCATCACCTTCTTCTCCCAGTTCTCgagaagaaaaggagagtaagaaggaaagagaagaagaatttaaaactCACCATGAACTGAAAGAATACTCTGGCTTTGGAGGAGTTAGCCGACCACGAGGAACCTTT